The genomic segment TAGATCTGGGCTTAGAGAATAGACTCGGTGACCGGGTTGGCCTTCTTTCCGGTGGGCAAAGACAGGCAATGACCATGCTGATGGCAACCCTACGCCGACCGGAGGTACTCCTCCTCGATGAACATATTGCCGCCCTTGACCCCAAGACTGCAGCTCAAATCATGTCCATCACCAAAAAAATTGTTGAAGAACAACAACTCACCACCCTGATGATTACCCATAATATGAAACATGCCATTGAGTTTGGTGACAGACTCATCATGCTCCACCAGGGCAAGGTGCTTTTTGATATTCATGGCAAAGATAAGAAGGAACTTACCGTTGAGAAACTTCTCGGTAAATTTTACCAGAGTCAGGGAGAGGAGTTAAACTCAGACTCCCTGTTGCTTGGCTAGAGGGCAACATAAATCAGACAAGCAAAGAAATAAGCTCCTGAATACCTGCTGTTGCTCGCTTATTAATAAAGTGATAGTCCAAATCGTGATTAATTTTAGGTTTATGGGGATCCACCAGATATATGGGAGCTCCAGCCTTCACATACTCGGTCAGACTTGCGGCAGGATAAACAGCAAGGGAGGTGCCTATTATAACAAAAATATCTGCTGTTAAACAGATGTTGACAGCCTCTTCAATGGCAGGGACCGCCTCACCAAACCAGACGATATGTGGCCGTAACTGGCCACCATCTTCAGCTCTCTCCTCCAGCCCAACCTGACGATAACCAATATCATAGACAAGGGCAGAATTGGAACAGCTTTCCACCTTAGTCAATTCACCGTGGAGATGAAGTACCCGAGAACTCCCCGCCCTCTCATGCAGATCATCAACGTTTTGAGTGACAATATGTACTTCGAACCTCTCTTCCAACTGAGCCAGGGCAAGATGACCGCCGTTTGGCACACTATCACGAAGCTGTACCCTACGCTCATTGTAAAACTGATTGACCAAGCCCTTATCCCGCACCCAACCCTCCGGACTTGCAACCTCCATTACATCGTAATTCTCCCACAAACCACCAGAATCACGAAAAGTGGCAAAACCACTTTCGGCACTCATCCCAGCACCCGTCAGGACAACAAGTCGTTTCATATTTTACTCTCCATTATCAATAATGATATTCTGCCTGATAAAAACTTTACACTTTACCCAAAATACCATCTTCCCTCCATCTG from the Desulfotalea psychrophila LSv54 genome contains:
- a CDS encoding SIR2 family NAD-dependent protein deacylase; translation: MKRLVVLTGAGMSAESGFATFRDSGGLWENYDVMEVASPEGWVRDKGLVNQFYNERRVQLRDSVPNGGHLALAQLEERFEVHIVTQNVDDLHERAGSSRVLHLHGELTKVESCSNSALVYDIGYRQVGLEERAEDGGQLRPHIVWFGEAVPAIEEAVNICLTADIFVIIGTSLAVYPAASLTEYVKAGAPIYLVDPHKPKINHDLDYHFINKRATAGIQELISLLV